The following nucleotide sequence is from Odocoileus virginianus isolate 20LAN1187 ecotype Illinois unplaced genomic scaffold, Ovbor_1.2 Unplaced_Contig_57, whole genome shotgun sequence.
ATAAGAAAGATGCCTCCTCTCACGGGCATCTTAGGTTCTGTCCTGAAGCTCCCATGGTGAGGCCACGCCTCACTCATCCCAGCAGCTCTGTCCCCGTCAGCACCACGTCGTGGGGCAGGACTGTGCAGTGGGTAGACATGGGGGTGCCCAGACAGTTCCTCTGCTATGAGTGTGCTAAGAGGTAGGAATAAAACCTACCTGTCAGAGATGTCATCAAGTCACAATGGAAATGCAAGCCCCCTCACTACGTTGGAATCAGAAAAATGTGAGAATCCTTATGACGTCTTAATTCTCAGATCATGGCGTGCCTTTTCACCCCTCAGAAATGAAACCGTGCCCTGTAAGGCTGGCAgaagtgttactcgctcagttgtgtccgactcttgtgatcccgtggactttagtctgtcaggctcctctgtccatggaattctccaggcaagaatactggggtgggttgccatgcccttctccaggggatcttcccgacccagggatcaaacccatgttgcctgcattggcaggtgacttctttcaccactgagccaccaggaaagctcaggcTGACAGAAATCGGTGATCCACAGAAATTCTGGGGCTCATACTACAGGACAGCAGGTAAGGAAACAGCTTGTTAAAACCCCTTCCCTCGGAAGCTGCCTTCACTGACCAAGCTCATCCTAATTGTTTTTGGACTCCTTAATGGTCCCCTATAGATAGTGCTTCTGACAAATGGGTCACTGTAGTAATAATgctagttcctcagtcatgtccaattctttgtgaccccatgggctgtagcccaccaggctcctctgtccatggaattctccaggcaagaatactggagtgggttgccatttccttctccaggggatcttcctgacccagggactgaacccaggtctcctgcactgcaggcagatgctttaccctctgagccaccagggaagcttgcagTAAACATGGCATAAGTTGTTTTCCAGGACTTGGAGTGAGTCCCTGTCCAGTTCAAGCTGGCTAAGACAGATTGGGACCACCAACCCTAAAACTCAGCCTGCACGAGGGTCCAGTGCATGACCTTTTGACATCAGAAAACTCCTTCTGGTCATGCTAGTGCCTCCGTTTTTGGACATGCATCCCATGACGAAGCCCATAAATCAGACACGCTGGTACAGAGTGCCAGCTCCCTCACCTTTCCCAATTGCAGTCACCTTTCTCCACACTTAAGGCCACCCTGTTTCTCTACCCCACAAAGACTTCAAGCCCCTCACCTTCAGGAGGCACATTGGAGATTCATTCTCCCGTCTCCTCACTTGGCTATCTCGTGAGTAAATGCCTTCTCTGATGCAAACTTCAGCATCTTGACATTTGGTGATGCTTGCTGCACATTGGACAAATGAACCCGGTTCCATAACAGAAATGCttatatctatgtatttatattgtacacagaaaattttaaaaataaaaagcttatcagtcatatcatttacCATGAGAGGTGAATaacaggtgtatgtgtgtgtgtggtatgtgtgtagcAAGAGAACCAACAGTAATTACtgcaaaaaagaagagaaagagatggagacagagaaaaagaaaagaaggaagggatggagggaggaaggaaagaaagtaaaaagacggagggggaggaagaggaagagaaggaagaaagggagggagggaggcaatgATCTCGGTCCCTGTCTCTCATGGCTCTGTAAAGCCCACAGATCCATTATAGATGCTTAAAGACAATAGGCAAAAAGACCCTAAGTCTATGATAGCTATTTTCACTTTACATTGAACAGAAGGAAATGGTCAAAAGGAGACTTTGCACTTGGGATATAGAGGAGAACGAAAATTTAGTCTTATTCAGACCCGGTTTCCATATGatacatcagtcagtcagttcagccactcagtcgtgtccgacactttgcaaccccatgaactgcagcacaccaggcctccctgcccatcaccagctcccagagcttgctcaaactcatgtccatcaagtcagtgatgccatccaaccatctcatcttctgttgtccccttctcctcctgccttcaatctttcccagcatcagggtcttttccaaagagtcagctcttcacatcaggtggccaaagtattggagtttcagctttagcatcagtccttccaatgagtattcaggactgatttcctttaggatggactggctggatctcacGCGTAATTCTCATTTAATTCCATGAGTATCAATGCACCAGGTATATTAACAAAAGAAGACTACATCTTTTCTGCACAAAATCATTCTCTGGGGTTGTTTCTGTTTAATCAGCACTGAGGGAAATGTGGCAATACCTGTTCACTGATGGAGGACCCTGGAGTGGCCACAGTGGGTGAAGGtggggaaagaaaagcagaagcaaGTCTGCAGGACAGAGCACTGAGGGGCCCTGGGCTACTCGGGAGGGACATGCAGGGTCCAGGCAAGGGTCTCTGGCTGCTCACAGGACAATGACAGCCGTGGTCTTCTCcttggagggggagggaggcactGAATTCTCCCCCAGCAGATTCCTCTCTGACCCCTCCTCAtcctgctgggaaaaaaaaaaacacacacacagaggaagaaaatcaaTTCTCGGGAGGAAAAGGATGGGACAGAGTCAGCTCCATTTGGAAatcaggcaaaggaaaaaggagggaaggaaaaggtgATGGAAGAAGGGGAGCGAGACAAGATCTAGgccagaaaagagagaaagtggaGAACTGAGAGCAAAGAAGTGGGGGAGGCAGATGTTAACCCAGGACGAAGTGCTGGGGTCACCTTCCCGAGACAGCGAAGGGAAGGGCTGAGTGAGGGGAACACGACCACTGCTCAGCCGTGTTCCTACCCCGCTGTCTCTCCCTAGGGCCACACTGGCCAGACTCGCCCTTTCGCTGTgtgacgtgtctgactctttgcgaccccgtgaaccgtagcccgccaggctcctctgtccatgggattctccagacaagaatactggagtgggttgccatttcctcctccaggggatctttctcccTAACAGCTCACCAGGGCTCGGGAGCTCTGGCCACAGAAGCTTCGAAGACCCACGCCCAGGGAAGCCAAGGACACAATGACCTGCAGGATACAGATAGCCAGGAGCAGAGCACGGATTCCTAGGAACAGATCCTGaagataaagggggaaaaaaagttacaGTCAGGAGTCAGCTCCTGTGATTCCTCTGTTACTCTCATCTTGCGAGGAGGTATCAGAGTCTGTTCAACTAACTCCTTCTCACCCAGATGCAGACTGCATTTTCCAACCACAGGGGCAGCCAGTCTCCATCCCATTTGCTTGTCTGCAGGGTGACCTTACCACTCCCTGTGAAGAGGTGGAAACTATCGCCCAACCCCCTGGAATCTGGAATCAAAGCCTGGGAATGCTTTGATCAATgaaatacagtggaagtgactcTAGGGCCTGGCAGCTTCCATTGCCTACGTTTTAAAAATGCTCACAGTGGGACGCTGCATATTGTAAGCCGGTTGCCCAAGCCACACGGAGAAGCCATTGTAGCCTCCCTGGCtgatcccccccacctccccactgaGCCCCCTGACATGTGAGTGCGGCATCTTGGCAGTCCAGCCAATCAAGCTCTTGGATGACTTCACACCCAACTGACCCATGACTGCAACTGCCTGAGAAAACACAAGTGAGGACTGCCCGTGTGAGCCTCGTCAGTCCACAGAATGTGAGACATACTAACCAAATGCAGTGGTAAGTCACTGCCTTTGGGGGCGGTGTGTTCCCTGGCAGGGGATGAGTGACAGCAGTCACACATCAGGAAAGACAGAAGGTTGGCTCACGATATCCTGTCTCCTCTTTGCTCCTCATCCCCTTTGATTCAGGGAATGATCATGCCCCGAGATCTGAACggtgtcttcaatttaagttaaAACCTCCTgaaccaacaacctcagatgacGTCCATGCTCAGAGGGCCTCCATCTCTGCCCTCTGGTGCCCCAGTCCCCCAATTTACAGCTGTGATGTGTTCTTAAAAGACTGACTCTCCTTTCTCACCATCAGCATTTGCATGTATCTTCTGCAGTTCTCCTCCTCCCACGATGAGTAGGAACTTCTTCGTTGGTACCAAGAGGTGGGGGTGACAGGGACTAAGGAATCACACACGGAGCTGATGTCGTCGAAGCCATCACCTTGCCAGATGAAGCTATTCACACAGAAGACGACAGCGGCCATGGCCGTGGCAATGCCAGCCAGAGTGAGCAGACCTGATATGCAGCCCTAGAAGAGAGAGGTTCATGAGGCAGTCCACCTCCGTGCATGGCAGAACCGTGGGGTCCCGGGCTCAAACCAACCTCCTCTTCCCCAGCTTCCTGGCCTGGGATAAACCCTCCCTACCCCTCCAGGAAAGATCTTAGGATATTTGAAACcaaaggagagaagacagaaaaatagagcaGGAAAACAGAGACGTGGTAGGGGGACAGAGGGCAAGGTGGGGCAGAGGATGCCTGGCTCACTGAGAGTTTGCCCCGACGCTTCTCGTGGACAATGGCCCCAACTCCTGCTGCAACGGCCTAGGGAGAGAAGACACCAGAAAAGCCCTCCAGTTGCCCGTCTCCCATCACACTTCTCCCAACAGGCCCCAGAGAAGCCAGTTTGAAGCAGGATCCAAGAGCCAGGCAAAGGAACCTAGCAGACAGACAGGACTCCGCTCACAACTGCCTGACTCTCCCCAGCCATGCCTTTAAGAGGAAAACGGAGGGTGGAAGGGTTTTGCCCACCCCCTAAGGCAGCCTCctcatcattgttgttcagtcactaagtggtgtccgactctttgcgaccccatggactgcagcacgccagacttccctgtccttcaccatctcccaagcttgctcaaactcatgtcccattgagtcggtggtgccatccaaccatctcatcccagcAGCCTCCTCATAACATAAGGCATTTGGTCGCTGGGTCTGTGGTCTCTTCCCCTGATCCCTGACCCAGATCCAGAGGAACTTTCTTTCTCCTTGTCCATGACCACTTGCCTCCCAAGGAGCTCACAGCC
It contains:
- the TMEM176B gene encoding transmembrane protein 176B isoform X1, whose product is MAQNMLTVNGVDVGSTLSQPTHIDIHIHQESALAQLLKAGSSLVERLSHRPAKARIGYGQLALGVTQLLLGAISCALGGLLYLGPWIQLRASGCALWAGSVAVAAGVGAIVHEKRRGKLSGCISGLLTLAGIATAMAAVVFCVNSFIWQGDGFDDISSVCDSLVPVTPTSWYQRRSSYSSWEEENCRRYMQMLMDLFLGIRALLLAICILQVIVSLASLGVGLRSFCGQSSRALQDEEGSERNLLGENSVPPSPSKEKTTAVIVL
- the TMEM176B gene encoding transmembrane protein 176B isoform X3, with the translated sequence MAQNMLTVNGVDVGSTLSQPTHIDIHIHQESALAQLLKAGSSLVERLSHRPAKARIGYGQLALGVTQLLLGAISCALGGLLYLGPWIQLRASGCALWAGSVGCISGLLTLAGIATAMAAVVFCVNSFIWQGDGFDDISSVCDSLVPVTPTSWYQRRSSYSSWEEENCRRYMQMLMDLFLGIRALLLAICILQVIVSLASLGVGLRSFCGQSSRALQDEEGSERNLLGENSVPPSPSKEKTTAVIVL
- the TMEM176B gene encoding transmembrane protein 176B isoform X2, translating into MAQNMLTVNGVDVGSTLSQPTHIDIHIHQESALAQLLKAGSSLVERLSHRPAKARIGYGQLALGVTQLLLGAISCALGGLLYLGPWIQLRASGCALWAGSVAVAAGVGAIVHEKRRGKLSGCISGLLTLAGIATAMAAVVFCVNSFIWQGDGFDDISSVCDSLVPVTPTSWYQRRSSYSSWEEENCRRYMQMLMDLFLGIRALLLAICILQVIVSLASLGVGLRSFCGQSSRALDEEGSERNLLGENSVPPSPSKEKTTAVIVL